The genomic DNA TGTCTTGCCGGAACCTGTTTCGGCCAAACCGATAATGTCTTTTCCTTGCAATGCTACTGGTATAGCCTCCTTTTGTATCTTAGATGGAGCTTTCCATTTCAATTCTTCACATGCCTGGCATAACGCATCCGTTAAACCCTATTAAAAACCATAATCAATACTatttaatgtataaaaatattattgattacTTACGAGGTCTTTCCATGTGACAGAACTTTCGACGTTCGCTGCTATATCATTTCCTATACTCCCAGTGTCCTCCGCATCTTCATCGTTTTCTTCATCCACGGAATTTTCCTCGCCGATTTCCTGCCCTTCATCACTTGCATTTGAAGAATTTTCGTCCTCTTCTGAAGTAcccatttgtttattttttattaataaaataagtgaTTGGCgcagtaatttcaaaatttaccaGAGATGAATTATTTTAGCAAATACACGCTGCGCCAGCTAAATTAAAAGTGAACGAAATACCATGCTGCTAAACGTAACCTCAATCTACGTTAGGGATGTAATTGAATGTACTAAATCATTTTACAACCTAATCGTACGTCTAGGCATGCGAGAAATCGACCTCGGTTAATCAATATAGTTTCATCTCACTTTAACATAACGTCATAACCACACAGAAGTAaattatagcaacaacaacaaaaataaaatgtttaggaTGAAAGTAAAACATTAGaatcatgattcaattatataaggttgtgtcaatagcccaaaaacaacaactcgtAATAAGTGTTTGAATTCATAGTGTCAGTATCAGCcgttttgctttgttttcatgattcaaaaatagtttaattatttgttcaaatatttcaaacgaTGAGAATGCGATATTTGATGATAACTGAATACGAATAAATCATAAATCacacaaaatcatcaaaatcAGTGTGTGAATGATAATATCATGACAACATTAATTAATATCAgcacaaccttatataatttaATCGTGATTAGAATATAATCATAAACAATATGTAGTATCAAAATGAAATTATCTTTTCTATTTAACTCTTTATTCATTCTCAATTTCTCAGTATTTCAAAATTAGaagcagagaatgtagattatagagacGGTCCaatatatctctatatataatctacattctctgctaGAACTTTTCGATCATTAGTTTGACGATAGCTAGAAACGATTTTTAAGACTGGCATCACCGTTCCAATTCGATTTATTGATTCTGTGTGACGTTTATTGCATTCGTGAAAAAGTTAAGTGTCGCGAAAAAGTTTgggagaaataaaattttctgtgCAGTTTAATAGCGATATAAAGTAATAATTATGTGAAAATTGTtacaaaacaataattaattacttttagaAATTATGTGCTAAACATAGCTTTCGTTTAAGTAGACCATTGCCATTTAACTTTTCATACATGCTATAATCGGAAAATATTTAATCGTAGCTAAATAGTGCAGTGAATAATCTTTATGTtagagaaaaatatgtttttcgtaaaaaaatgctaaattgattttttcaacttttagaTTTTTACACCTCCCCTCTGCATTCACAATAAAATTAGCCTCACACAATTCGGTGTACACAATAAACGAGGGGGCAGGCAATAGGGGAAATAGCTGATAAGGCCAAGGCACTAAGAGGGGGCGTTAAGGAATACATACGATAAcagaataacaataaaacgctGAGCTCTACTTAGAAAGTGTTAAAATTTGTTACTAACCAATAAAATTAGAAAGAAAGCTGTAATATTGTGTGACGATTGAAGTCATTAACCAACAGTGTTGTGGCTGCACATCTGAAAGAACACTTAGCTTTAAAACACAGTTTCTTCGATCATTGATTGGACTTCAACGAAAGTAGAATAATTATTACTGAGTGAACGTTTGGATTGTTTTCGCAATGAACGCTGCAGTTGATCCGTGGGTAATAACCCAAAGAGAGAAGCTCAAGTATCAGGAGCAATTCAAAGCACTACAACCACAAGGTGGCTTTGTAACTGGCGCACAAGCGAAAGGCTTCTTTTTACAATCACAATTGCCACCGCTTATCCTCGGACAAATATGGTGAGTCAGCattgaaatataaattgttaaatacgAATATTACGTGAACGAGCTTACCCACACATACAAATTGTCAAACCCAGCAATGTGATGATAAAAAAAGTGTATATTAttagtacgagtatgtataaattttttaattgtatgatTAAAAGATTATTTTCTCCGTTATAATTTTAGGGCTTTGGCAGACACAGATTCCGATGGAAAAATGAACATCAATGAGTTTAGTATTGCATGCAAATTGATTAATTTGAAGCTCCGTGGAATGGAAATACCGAAGGTTTTACCACCCACATTACTTGCTTCACTATCTACAGTGGGAGGTACGCCAACAATGACGCCCACCACCACGGGAAGTATGAGTCCTCTAGATCCGTTGAAATCAATGTCGGCAAGTGTACCTGGAGTTGCACCCAGTGTACCGATATCAGGAGCAACATTGCCTGGGGCTGTACCTGCTGTACCAGGTATTGTTCCGGGTACATTACCGGGTGTGTTACCACAAACTATACCAGCTGCAATGACCACCGGTGTTGTCTCGAGTATTCCACCAACAGGATTGCCCATGCAAATGCCAATTAATGCTGCTGGCACGGCCGCAATGGTTCTACCTGGCAGTGTAATACCAACTGGAGTAATGCCAGTAAGTGCTTCGGGTATTCCAGGTGTACCTGGTGTACCTGGAGTAGGCACCATATCTGGCGTTAATACGGCTGGTATAATGTCAGCTGGCATTGTTCCTCCAGTAGCAGGTGGAGTTCCAATTCCTGGAATGGTGCCAATGTCAGTAGCTGCAAGCGGTGGTGTGGTTCAGCCAGCCATAATACCCGGTATTCCAGCTGTGCCCAGTGGTGTGTTACCACCTGGGAAAATTGTTTCACCACCTAACAGTAGTGAAGTTTCCAAATTACCAGCCACACCAACTCCACCACAAAGCAATCCACCCAGTCGACATATGTCAATATCAGAGCGTGCGCCTTCTATCGAATCACCGTAAGTATTAGTTCAtttgtacaaatttattttatggtttaATGTTTAAcggaaattaattttgtttcaatttatcaGGCAAAGTGAGTGGGCCATCAAGGGTCCAGCGAAGCGTAAGTACACACAAGTCTTCAATGCAACTGATCGTACGCGTTCTGGTTATTTGACCGGCGCACAGGCTCGCAGCATACTCGTACAAAGCAAATTGCCACAAGCTACACTCGCGCAGATTTGGACACTCTCCGACTTGGACTCCGATGGAAGACTAAGTTGTGATGAATTCATTTTGGCCATGTTCCTTTGTGATAAAGCCATGAATGGGGAAAAAGTACCCGTTACATTGCCACTCGACTGGATTCCGCCCAGTTTTCGGAAAACCAAATCACGTCAAGGATCTATTTCAGGAACGGGTTCACGCGCTGGATCTACAACAGCATCTCGTCATGCATCAGTGTCATCGCAAGGAGCCGTTGATGCAGATCCAGCTGCAGGCTTACCTCAAagtaaactataaaaaaatacattaaagatgcataataataaatttttatttattatcccTGCAGCAACGTTTGAAGACAAACGCAAAGAAAACTTTGATAAAGGCCAGGCAGAATTGGATCGAAGACGTAAATTACTACAGGATCAACAGCGTAAAGAAAAGGAAGAACGCGAGCGCAAGGAACGTGAGGAGGCGGAAAAACGTGAAAAAGCACGGCTAGAGGCCGAGCGCAAACAACAAGAGGAATTAGAACGACAATTGCAAAAGCAACGCGAATTAGAAATGGAAAAGGAAGAACAACGAAAACGAGAACTTGAAGCTAAAGAAATGGCCAGAaagtgaatataatatataaaactctttGAGTCGAAACCAAAATCTTCTTTTTTTTGCAGGGAGTTGGAAAAGCAGAGACAAATGGAATGGGAACAGTCACGCATAGCAGAGATGAACGCTCAAAAGCAACGTGAGCAGGAACGTGTTCTGAAACAAAAAGCGCACAATACACAACTTAATGTTGAACTAAGCACACTAAATGAGAAGGTAAATGCACACTATCAAcaattaaatatgcaaaaactataaattaatGTTATGTTTAGATTAAAGATTTGTCTCAGAAGATTTGCGACACACGCGCAGGTGTGACCAACGTTAAAACTATAATCGATGGCATGCGCTCGCAGCGGGACACCTCAATGACCGATATGTCGCAACTTAAAGCGCGCATAAAAGAGCAAAATGCAAAGTTGCTACAGCTTACACAGGAGCGCGCCAAATGGGATGCGAAGAGTAAGAGTATAGCTCAGAGTGGAACAAGCGATACAGCACAACAAGAGCAATTAAATGCTGCTTTTGCCAACAAACAGGTAAGTACACACGGTTACGTTACGTAATTACTGCTAAAATTGCGCACAATTTATGCCTCCAGTTACTCATAAAGCAATTGAAAGACAAAGTGGAGAATATACGAAAAGAAATTGAATCCAAAAAAGAAGATATCAATTCCAACGATGTACAAGTGGCTGAGGTGAAAGGCGAGCTATCGGCATTAATTGCTAAATGCGAAGAATTATATGCTGATTATGATACGCAACGCACGCAAGTGCTCGAACTAAAGTATAACAAGAAGAATGATAATGTTTCAGCAACAACCGCCTGGGACACGGGATCGACTGCTTGGGGTACCAGCGTCGATCAGTATGCACTTTCAAATGATACTGCCGCGCTGACAGAGACAACTACAAATGCCGCTGCACCGGTAGATACCTCAGGGCCCGCACCTGAAGGTTTTGTAAAATATCGCGCGATTTATGAGTTTACCGCACGAAATCAGGATGAAATTACTTTTGTGCCAGGTGATATAATACTGGTGCCGTTGGAACAAAATGCAGAACCCGGTTGGTTAGCTGGTGAGATAAATGGACACACTGGTTGGTTTCCGGAAACTTATGTGGAAAAATTAGAAGATGAATATACAACTGCTACAACGACTGAAGCCATTACAGCCGAGCCTGACACAAGTGAACAGATAAGTGGTTATGCAGCACAAGACGCCTTCAACGACAACAGCCAAAGGTAAAATTAGAGACACAATATTTTCTTGCAGCTTCATATatctcattattattattattattattttttcttttttttttttttataaaaatctgcTTTTTCAGTCTTGGCGCGGACGCACACAACGGTGAGGTGGAGTATTACATTGCGGCATATCCATATCAGTCCGCTGAAGTGGGCGATTTGAGTTTTAATGCCGGTGAAATGGTAATGGTTATTAAGAAAGAGGGCGATTGGTGGACAGGCACAATTGGCACACGAACAGGTATGTTCCCGTCAAATTATGTGCAAAAAGCGGATGTTGGCACAGCGTCGGCAGATACAGCGCTGGACATTGCCGGTGCCTTTGACGACCAAAAGGTAAGtagttgttttatatatatttgtttgtttggttATGTTTTCGTTGAAGGACTAGTAGCTGTCATTAGTGTTGAAACGGTTTGTGACACGTATACTAGTTTCCTGTTGCTCCAAATCATTCACTCATTGCGCATTTTCACATATTGcgaatatatttgcattttctacatacatgcatattgttgtattttgtaATACTACTAACAATTGATACAAATTGCTTTTCCACATTTCCTTCAAATGCTGCTCCATTGCCGCCTTTTGTAACATTTCACAGGAAAATGGCAACGCCGATACGAACGCTAGTATCGCCATAGCAGCCACAACACCACACGATCAATTTACAAGCAATGACACCACTATAGCCGCAATAGcaactgcaacagcaacagcaacacaacaacaacagaaattcAATAGCGGCATAAGCGCAGATAACGTAATTGATAATTCAGCAGCGGCTGCAGCTGCGGAAGAGACGCGTACAAATGAAGACTTGGACACAGAAGTCTCACAAATCAATACACAATCAAAGAGTCAGAATGAAACAGCGGAATCGTTTAGTCGCCCAATGTCACGCACCTCTTCCATGACGCCTgtaaataatttgataacaTCCTTTATCCTATATTATATACCTACATTTGTAGTTACATCAACAGGTTGAATTCTTATGatgttatttatattacaaGTAGTATTGTacgaaaattaacattttaactaCAACAATTGTTGAACTATTATATTAAATGCTTTTATATTAGCTGCCATTTACTAATAATGACAAATTTATTCTACAATAGGGTATGCGCGCAAAACGCTCTGAAATTGCACAAGTTATTGCACCATACGAGGCTACGAG from Bactrocera oleae isolate idBacOlea1 chromosome 3, idBacOlea1, whole genome shotgun sequence includes the following:
- the Dap160 gene encoding intersectin-1 isoform X3, with product MNAAVDPWVITQREKLKYQEQFKALQPQGGFVTGAQAKGFFLQSQLPPLILGQIWALADTDSDGKMNINEFSIACKLINLKLRGMEIPKVLPPTLLASLSTVGGTPTMTPTTTGSMSPLDPLKSMSASVPGVAPSVPISGATLPGAVPAVPGIVPGTLPGVLPQTIPAAMTTGVVSSIPPTGLPMQMPINAAGTAAMVLPGSVIPTGVMPVSASGIPGVPGVPGVGTISGVNTAGIMSAGIVPPVAGGVPIPGMVPMSVAASGGVVQPAIIPGIPAVPSGVLPPGKIVSPPNSSEVSKLPATPTPPQSNPPSRHMSISERAPSIESPQSEWAIKGPAKRKYTQVFNATDRTRSGYLTGAQARSILVQSKLPQATLAQIWTLSDLDSDGRLSCDEFILAMFLCDKAMNGEKVPVTLPLDWIPPSFRKTKSRQGSISGTGSRAGSTTASRHASVSSQGAVDADPAAGLPQTTFEDKRKENFDKGQAELDRRRKLLQDQQRKEKEERERKEREEAEKREKARLEAERKQQEELERQLQKQRELEMEKEEQRKRELEAKEMARKELEKQRQMEWEQSRIAEMNAQKQREQERVLKQKAHNTQLNVELSTLNEKIKDLSQKICDTRAGVTNVKTIIDGMRSQRDTSMTDMSQLKARIKEQNAKLLQLTQERAKWDAKSKSIAQSGTSDTAQQEQLNAAFANKQLLIKQLKDKVENIRKEIESKKEDINSNDVQVAEVKGELSALIAKCEELYADYDTQRTQVLELKYNKKNDNVSATTAWDTGSTAWGTSVDQYALSNDTAALTETTTNAAAPVDTSGPAPEGFVKYRAIYEFTARNQDEITFVPGDIILVPLEQNAEPGWLAGEINGHTGWFPETYVEKLEDEYTTATTTEAITAEPDTSEQISGYAAQDAFNDNSQSLGADAHNGEVEYYIAAYPYQSAEVGDLSFNAGEMVMVIKKEGDWWTGTIGTRTGMFPSNYVQKADVGTASADTALDIAGAFDDQKGMRAKRSEIAQVIAPYEATSTEQLSLTRGQLIMIRKKTDSGWWEGELQAKGRRRQIGWFPATYVKVLQGGRNSGRNTPVSGSRIEMTEQILDKVIALYPYKAQNDDELSFEKDDIISVLGRDEPEWWRGELNGLSGLFPSNYVGPFVTSGKKANNVK
- the Dap160 gene encoding intersectin-1 isoform X1, producing MNAAVDPWVITQREKLKYQEQFKALQPQGGFVTGAQAKGFFLQSQLPPLILGQIWALADTDSDGKMNINEFSIACKLINLKLRGMEIPKVLPPTLLASLSTVGGTPTMTPTTTGSMSPLDPLKSMSASVPGVAPSVPISGATLPGAVPAVPGIVPGTLPGVLPQTIPAAMTTGVVSSIPPTGLPMQMPINAAGTAAMVLPGSVIPTGVMPVSASGIPGVPGVPGVGTISGVNTAGIMSAGIVPPVAGGVPIPGMVPMSVAASGGVVQPAIIPGIPAVPSGVLPPGKIVSPPNSSEVSKLPATPTPPQSNPPSRHMSISERAPSIESPQSEWAIKGPAKRKYTQVFNATDRTRSGYLTGAQARSILVQSKLPQATLAQIWTLSDLDSDGRLSCDEFILAMFLCDKAMNGEKVPVTLPLDWIPPSFRKTKSRQGSISGTGSRAGSTTASRHASVSSQGAVDADPAAGLPQTTFEDKRKENFDKGQAELDRRRKLLQDQQRKEKEERERKEREEAEKREKARLEAERKQQEELERQLQKQRELEMEKEEQRKRELEAKEMARKELEKQRQMEWEQSRIAEMNAQKQREQERVLKQKAHNTQLNVELSTLNEKIKDLSQKICDTRAGVTNVKTIIDGMRSQRDTSMTDMSQLKARIKEQNAKLLQLTQERAKWDAKSKSIAQSGTSDTAQQEQLNAAFANKQLLIKQLKDKVENIRKEIESKKEDINSNDVQVAEVKGELSALIAKCEELYADYDTQRTQVLELKYNKKNDNVSATTAWDTGSTAWGTSVDQYALSNDTAALTETTTNAAAPVDTSGPAPEGFVKYRAIYEFTARNQDEITFVPGDIILVPLEQNAEPGWLAGEINGHTGWFPETYVEKLEDEYTTATTTEAITAEPDTSEQISGYAAQDAFNDNSQSLGADAHNGEVEYYIAAYPYQSAEVGDLSFNAGEMVMVIKKEGDWWTGTIGTRTGMFPSNYVQKADVGTASADTALDIAGAFDDQKENGNADTNASIAIAATTPHDQFTSNDTTIAAIATATATATQQQQKFNSGISADNVIDNSAAAAAAEETRTNEDLDTEVSQINTQSKSQNETAESFSRPMSRTSSMTPGMRAKRSEIAQVIAPYEATSTEQLSLTRGQLIMIRKKTDSGWWEGELQAKGRRRQIGWFPATYVKVLQGGRNSGRNTPVSGSRIEMTEQILDKVIALYPYKAQNDDELSFEKDDIISVLGRDEPEWWRGELNGLSGLFPSNYVGPFVTSGKKANNVK
- the Dap160 gene encoding intersectin-1 isoform X2; the protein is MNAAVDPWVITQREKLKYQEQFKALQPQGGFVTGAQAKGFFLQSQLPPLILGQIWALADTDSDGKMNINEFSIACKLINLKLRGMEIPKVLPPTLLASLSTVGGTPTMTPTTTGSMSPLDPLKSMSASVPGVAPSVPISGATLPGAVPAVPGIVPGTLPGVLPQTIPAAMTTGVVSSIPPTGLPMQMPINAAGTAAMVLPGSVIPTGVMPVSASGIPGVPGVPGVGTISGVNTAGIMSAGIVPPVAGGVPIPGMVPMSVAASGGVVQPAIIPGIPAVPSGVLPPGKIVSPPNSSEVSKLPATPTPPQSNPPSRHMSISERAPSIESPQSEWAIKGPAKRKYTQVFNATDRTRSGYLTGAQARSILVQSKLPQATLAQIWTLSDLDSDGRLSCDEFILAMFLCDKAMNGEKVPVTLPLDWIPPSFRKTKSRQGSISGTGSRAGSTTASRHASVSSQGAVDADPAAGLPQTTFEDKRKENFDKGQAELDRRRKLLQDQQRKEKEERERKEREEAEKREKARLEAERKQQEELERQLQKQRELEMEKEEQRKRELEAKEMARKELEKQRQMEWEQSRIAEMNAQKQREQERVLKQKAHNTQLNVELSTLNEKIKDLSQKICDTRAGVTNVKTIIDGMRSQRDTSMTDMSQLKARIKEQNAKLLQLTQERAKWDAKSKSIAQSGTSDTAQQEQLNAAFANKQLLIKQLKDKVENIRKEIESKKEDINSNDVQVAEVKGELSALIAKCEELYADYDTQRTQVLELKYNKKNDNVSATTAWDTGSTAWGTSVDQYALSNDTAALTETTTNAAAPVDTSGPAPEGFVKYRAIYEFTARNQDEITFVPGDIILVPLEQNAEPGWLAGEINGHTGWFPETYVEKLEDEYTTATTTEAITAEPDTSEQISGYAAQDAFNDNSQSLGADAHNGEVEYYIAAYPYQSAEVGDLSFNAGEMVMVIKKEGDWWTGTIGTRTGMFPSNYVQKADVGTASADTALDIAGAFDDQKENGNADTNASIAIAATTPHDQFTSNDTTIAAIATATATATQQQQKFNSGISADNVIDNSAAAAAAEETRTNEDLDTEVSQINTQSKSQNETAESFSRPMSRTSSMTPGMRAKRSEIAQVIAPYEATSTEQLSLTRGQLIMIRKKTDSGWWEGELQAKGRRRQIGWFPATYVKVLQGGRNSGRNTPVSGSRIEMTEQILDKVIALYPYKAQNDDELSFEKDDIISVLGRDEPEWWRGELNGLSGLFPSNYVGPFVTSGNV